A segment of the Trifolium pratense cultivar HEN17-A07 linkage group LG7, ARS_RC_1.1, whole genome shotgun sequence genome:
AAGTGAGcgtatttagtaatgcacggcCCATCAATTAAATCTGGCCAAGTAAGTCCTGGAAAAAGGACAACCGGGGTTGACTTGAATACCAAACTCAAATTAGACAAGACGGGTCAACTTAAAATACCAAACTCAAATTCGAAGTGAGCGTATTTAGTAATGCATGGTCCACCAATTAAATGTGGGTCGAGCTAGGCCAGGTAAGTCCTGGAAAAAGGACAGCCTGGGTTGACTTGAATAGACCGAGATAGGGCACCCATCTCAATTTATCTGGATGACACACATCCCCCAAGCCCTAAGCCTGAAAGGCGGAGGTGGCTGTTTGATTCTAGAATAAGAACTTTGTCTAGCCGGGATGGTGCAACTTGAATAGTGAAATATTTGTGGTGCATGATAAATGAAATACTTGATTTTTTTGGGTGGTATAGCATATTTAGTAGTCATTATTAGTGTTGTCAAATTGCTGCCATGGAGAATCCAATTTTTGTTTAGTTGCTGTGGCATTATTAAATGGTGGATTCTGTGCCAGCTGCAACATCCATTATATCTGTCATGTTTTGACTATAGACCTCAAGCCAACAACACTATTTATATTACAGAATTTTAGCCATAATCTAGCATCCGTCATTAATATCTGTGGTCATTACTATATGGCATCTGCCAATTAACTTGGTGTCTTGTATATCTGACTGGCCTAATTTTTGAAAGCTagtcatcatatcatatttttctaataaatgACTTTTCCTCTTATCAGATTAGCCGAAGAGTTTTTGAACTCACAACGAGTGGGAGTTCTACCGATGCTTTCAAGTCCAAAGGAATGGTTTTATCAGGTTTTGATGCTTCTAAAGGAAATGTGACAAAAGATTTTCAGGAAGCTTCTGCTTGCCTGGGTAAAACAGATATAGGCAACCACTTACTTTCAGGGAAAGATTATGGAAGTAAGAGCGTGCCGTTTGAATTGTACAAAAGGCGTACAACTGTATTTGTTAGGAGAGAAACTTTTCTAGATATCGTCTGTGATGTTATGGCTGAGTACAAGTATGTGGGTCCAAACCAGAGAGCAGACTTGATACTAGCTTGCAGGTATTTATATCTTTGTGGCAATCACTTTGATGGAATctgaatagaataaaaaaatataaattcttTTATTGTGGTTGCAGCATCTGCTCCGATAatcattttccatttttttcttgTGGTTGAGATTTTTAATGACTAGCTAGTTTGTACACATTCAAACACATTTTCAAAGCCATATTCTTTGTTTTGCCAAAGTTTCAAAtgacagattttttttatatatggaaTCTGGTATAATTTGCAAGAAGGTTGTAAAAAGGAGAATAATAGgtctctcaatttttcaaatcataGGCAAGCCATATTGATTCTAGTTGACCGGTCAAATAAATTCATCTACTTTTCTGTTTGTTATTGTAAATATTTTCTACCTCTGCTTATGTTCTATTTATCAATAAGATGATAGACTAAATGTTCCTCCGTGGTTGTTTGTTTTTGTAGAAAATACTTCCATTATGGGTGAAACTACTGAATTTCCACATGAGCACAACTTATTAAAACTCACtacaattaaaatttataccTACAATTTGTTACCATTTTGAAAATGCAGCAAAATTTTCCATCTTGAATATGTGAATATTTTCATTGATGTCAGGATCCGAGAACGGAAGGAATCTGTGACAGTGCTGCTGTGTGGCACTAGTGGTTGTGGCAAATCCACATTGTCTGCATTGCTGGTATATTTGCATATAGAAGTAGTTGTATTTTTGCTATAACTAATATGCAGGGCAAGCATTTACTTAGTTTGCAGCAAGATTTGTAACTTGCAGTGActaataatgaaaatgaaacttaGCCAGTTCTAGCTTTACGGTTTAATAACTTAAGTTctgtttatatattttcttcAGGGAAGTCGGTTGGGAATCACAACAGTTGTATCGACCGATTCTATTAGGCACATGATGAGAGGTTTTGCTAGTGAAAAGGAAAACCCCTTGTTATGGGCCTCTACCTACCATGCAGGCGAGTGTTTGGATCCTGTAGCTGTTGCAAAAGCAAAGGCAAAAAGGAAAGCGAAAAAGATGGCTGGTGTATCACGGTCGCTTCCTAAGGATGAAGTAACTGAGGGTCACACCTTTAGCAAATCTGATTTACATACATTGGAGGCGGCCTGTGGTGCGACTGAAATGTTGAATTCAAAACAAATGGCTGTTGAAGGATTCAAGGCCCAGAGTGAAATGGTGATTGACAGTCTAGATAGGCTAATCACTGCATGGGAAGAACGAAAAGAGTCCGTTGTTGTTGAGGGTGTTCACTTGAGTCTCAACTTTGTTGTATGTCTGATTCTCTTGGGTCCTTCAATACTTCTTGGATTCTTTTGTATGTAAATTGTGTTACTTTCATTTTTACTTTACAGCACTAACTTAATGTCATGCAGATGGGGCTTATGAAGAAACATCCTTCAATCATACCCTTCATGATATACATTACAAACGAGGACAAGCACATGGAACGATTTGCTGTGCGTGCAAAGTATATGACCCTGGACCCAGCTAAAAACAAATATGTAAAGTACATCCGAAATATAAGAACAATCCAGGATTATCTCTGTAAGCGGGCTGACAAACATTTAGTTCCAAAAATAAACAATACAAATGTTGACAAGAGTGTAGCAGCCATCCATGCTACTGTGTTTAGCTGTCTACGTAGGCGTGAAGTTGGGGAAAAGTTATACGATCCTAGTAGAAATATTGTAACTATTATTGATGATGAATATAGAAATCAATGTGCCGCCAATTCTTTGAGCTCAAAAGGAATGTTTCAATTGATCCAACGGCAAGGTTCTTCAAGGCATCTTATGGCTCTTGTAAATACTGATGGCTCTGTGGCAAAGGCTTGGCCTGTTAATTCATTGGACTGTAACGGGAAGCCTATATGGGGCCACGGACAAGAGAATGACATTGGAAGTCCAATGTATGGACCGTTGCGGATTGGTAAGGCAGAACCTGTAAACCTTCAGTTTGGTCTCTACGGGATCAGTGCTTGGCCCTGTGATGGTGGTACAAGCCGTGCTGGAAGTGTTGATGAGTCAAAAGCTGATGGGACTGACACGGGTAGTAGATATGTATCCTCCTGCTGTAGTTCACCAAGGATGTCTGATGGACCTTCAAAGGAGGtaaattggaatatttttttcatctttcCTTTCGACACAAAAATTAATTGCTTGTTAGTATTAAATGGAAAGTATCAATTAAAATGTATTCCCTTATTTGTTTTTTCCCTCCTTTTTGCTATAATTTTTTAGCTCAAGGAGGATCTTTCAGTGCATGGTAGTGATGAAGAGATCGATGATCAATTAGAGGCGggaagtgatgatgatgatgatgatttcagTGACGATGGTGACAAACATATTCATGAGGAGGTAGTGTTAAGTTCATAAACATTGGCCTAGATTATTTACCTATCTTAAATGTCtgtatatttgataaaatttattcataAGCAGAGTCTAAaccatttgggttgccttcagtATTGCCTATGATTGCAAAGGCAATGAATTGACGAATTGACGCTTGGTGCTaaatttatgattaaaatagTGGATACCACAGTTGCCTTGTGTATATTTTTGCAACAATCGTTTGAGTGATTTCTAATATATACTTTTTCATGGTATGGAACTATCGTTTGAGTGATTTCTAATATATACTTTTTCATGCTGTGCAGGTAGGCTCAGTTGATGAGGAATCAACAAAGTCTGATGAAGAGTATGATGATTTGGCAATGCAAGATGTGCCTGAAAATGGATATTGGTCAGATGATTATGATGAAGAGTTAAGGAGTGAAGTAGCTATTGGTCATGGAAATAAGTATCGTCAAAACCTGGATCTCTTCCTTAGAACCAGAAGTGAGCCGGTTCCAGAGTCCTTATGCTCATattcatctttgcttaaggaaAAGGTTGAAAGGAGACTGCCACCATCTGGTAAAGCCAAATTGAGAAAACGTTCTCTTAGTATTTCGGCATTGGGAAAGGGTAGTTCCGCGGTCCTGGATCCCATTCCCTCTGGTACTCCTCAAAGGTAGTAGGATACTCGTTCTTTAGTCGATTTCTTGACAACTATCCTAACTTTTTCTCCTATGCCTTTTGGTTTGAGAACTTTGTTGTTGTGTTTTAAGTCAACCCACTGTTTATAGTAAGGTCTCTCGAGTTTATATCAAAACCATTTGTTTTGGTATAGAGGAGCTACTTAATTCAGATTGAGAGTTGTGAACACTGGTGAGATTTTGCTTACAATCTATACAATGAAAGTTTGCATAACCAAATGCAAGCTCGTCTAATTAATTACTTGCATAATTGTGGTTTTATTGAACAATCAAGTTTCTGTTTTACAAAATGCTCAAACTTTTTTACTATTTTCAGGCTCAGTATTTTTGCAATTAATTAAGTGGCATGTTAGGATTTGCTTGTGTGAGAGGCAACAGTGAGTCTAGAaagataaaattgattttaatttgtttgagtAGATTaagatagaattgattttgtcttcaaaattgattttaatttgaagttgAAAATCAGAGCTTTTGCCTccaaatgaattttttagtcttcaactaatttttttagACTCAAACTTGTTCAATTCACTTTTTAcataaatgcaatttttcaaaaGTAATTTTGGCAATTTTAGAGCCAAGCATATGCAAAATAGGGTTATGTGTATTTAGTGCATTCTTGTTTTGATCAACATCCTAATTTTATTGCCAATGATTGTGATAAGAGAATAATACTTCTATAGTAGTTATAgctatttttggttttttgctAATTGATTTGGAAATCTAGTAACAAGATTTTCGTcataatatatgaaaagatTGATGCGTTGTTAATGACATTAAGACACTCTTTGACTCCACCATCAAGTTTGCGACCAACTTGGATTTTGAAATCTCCACTGTGTCATGTGTCAACGTCTCTTCTAGCACACGTTTTAATTAagagtttaaactttaaagagTAAGAGTGTAGTACTAAtctcttttgttcttttcttatttctttCATATTTGTATATGTGTATGTATATCTATTGTAGATATTTATTTACTAAGTAAATAGGTTTTTTATAGAGATTAATCTTGATACTTTGCATCTATGACATGGTAAAAACATTATATCataatcatcattttttttaataggaatGTCATGTACATCATATCATAAAAGACTAATAAAACTAAATCATGAAAAAATTAGGCTAAAATTAAAgaataacttaaaatgtatgaATGTTCCAAAAATATGCACTTTCTTTTTTGCTGTGCAAGTAAATATCGAATATGCATGGGTCCCTGGATAGTCCTTGAGTTGCATGTCTGCCACATATACATCAGTGCATCACTATGGCATTGCCATACTTGGGGACCATAACGTACGATACTTGGGGACCAAAATCCCcctttattaataataaccaaAATACATAAAGAGCCACTATAGCTAGGTCCACAAATCAAAttcatttgaagctttttgcacagacaataatttaattgtCTTCTCAATAAAGGGTCATTCAATTGATAAATTCATACTTGAAAATAGCATGAATTCAATGGCTTTGTGTAACATAAAAGAGTGATCTAAGTTGGGCATGATATACAAATTATACAAattatgaataacattataataaatatgaattttataaaatttactgtttgattgaaagtttatatatatatattgaaagtttttatatatatagatcattcatatgtttttttaaataattgaaaatcattttatatattatttagacgaatcaagattaacggtttatgaatttttattggaTACCGTTAATCTTAAAGGGCCTTGGAGCATAATAGGGTTAGGGAATGGTGTTCCAACCAAGTAGGGAAGATCTTAAGGCTCTTTGAGCACTTATAAAGATTATCATATTTACTTCCTCTAAAAGTACTAACGGAACTCGAATCCGAACTTTCCCAGGTGATTCTAGTATGAACTTAAAAAAATCTAAGTATATTGAAGGTCTTCCTTGTGCTTTGGAGTAAGTGATGATTCAAATAAATACTACTAGTAAAATCAATGG
Coding sequences within it:
- the LOC123897874 gene encoding P-loop NTPase domain-containing protein LPA1 homolog 1-like, with product MVEVAKILYMVVVDEGEKKDKVKLKEKEKESFRYTRPVLQSTLQLMGCKARHAFKISRRVFELTTSGSSTDAFKSKGMVLSGFDASKGNVTKDFQEASACLGKTDIGNHLLSGKDYGSKSVPFELYKRRTTVFVRRETFLDIVCDVMAEYKYVGPNQRADLILACRIRERKESVTVLLCGTSGCGKSTLSALLGSRLGITTVVSTDSIRHMMRGFASEKENPLLWASTYHAGECLDPVAVAKAKAKRKAKKMAGVSRSLPKDEVTEGHTFSKSDLHTLEAACGATEMLNSKQMAVEGFKAQSEMVIDSLDRLITAWEERKESVVVEGVHLSLNFVMGLMKKHPSIIPFMIYITNEDKHMERFAVRAKYMTLDPAKNKYVKYIRNIRTIQDYLCKRADKHLVPKINNTNVDKSVAAIHATVFSCLRRREVGEKLYDPSRNIVTIIDDEYRNQCAANSLSSKGMFQLIQRQGSSRHLMALVNTDGSVAKAWPVNSLDCNGKPIWGHGQENDIGSPMYGPLRIGKAEPVNLQFGLYGISAWPCDGGTSRAGSVDESKADGTDTGSRYVSSCCSSPRMSDGPSKELKEDLSVHGSDEEIDDQLEAGSDDDDDDFSDDGDKHIHEEVGSVDEESTKSDEEYDDLAMQDVPENGYWSDDYDEELRSEVAIGHGNKYRQNLDLFLRTRSEPVPESLCSYSSLLKEKVERRLPPSGKAKLRKRSLSISALGKGSSAVLDPIPSGTPQR